In one Clostridia bacterium genomic region, the following are encoded:
- a CDS encoding prepilin-type N-terminal cleavage/methylation domain-containing protein codes for MTRALDNSRRRKSAFGFTLVELMIVISIILILMSISIPMYQQSITRAREAVLRQDLYTLRSSIDQYTLDKQKAPQALEDLVQGGYLKEIPKDPFTNATDSWQIVMEDTMMAVDQQQPGITDVHSGATQTSMDGTAYSSW; via the coding sequence GTGACTAGAGCTTTAGATAATTCGAGGCGCAGGAAGTCGGCGTTCGGGTTCACGTTGGTCGAGTTGATGATTGTGATCTCGATCATTCTGATCCTGATGTCGATCTCGATCCCTATGTACCAGCAGTCGATCACGAGGGCGCGCGAAGCGGTATTGCGGCAGGATCTCTATACGCTGCGCAGCTCCATCGATCAGTACACGCTCGATAAGCAGAAGGCGCCCCAGGCGCTGGAAGATCTGGTACAGGGCGGATATCTGAAAGAGATACCGAAGGACCCCTTCACCAACGCGACGGACTCCTGGCAGATTGTGATGGAAGACACGATGATGGCCGTGGATCAGCAGCAGCCCGGGATCACGGATGTTCACAGCGGCGCGACGCAGACGTCGATGGATGGGACGGCATACAGCAGTTGGTGA
- a CDS encoding type II secretion system protein, with the protein MNPNRVRGQRGVTLIELIVAITIMVILTGAAVPLARTTIKRQKERELRNALWEMRDAIDRYKDAADRGAFQVKLGSEGYPPDLDTLVNGVDVGGKKVRFLRRIPVDPMTGGTDWGLRAMADDPNSQSWGGQNVFDVFTKSQGTALDGTKYADW; encoded by the coding sequence ATGAATCCGAATAGAGTTCGTGGTCAGCGGGGCGTGACCCTGATCGAGTTGATCGTGGCAATCACCATCATGGTGATCCTGACAGGGGCGGCGGTCCCGCTTGCACGCACGACCATCAAGCGTCAGAAAGAGCGCGAACTCAGGAATGCGCTGTGGGAAATGCGCGACGCCATCGACCGATATAAAGATGCGGCGGACAGAGGCGCATTTCAGGTGAAGCTGGGGAGTGAAGGCTATCCCCCGGATCTGGATACGTTGGTGAACGGCGTGGATGTGGGTGGAAAGAAGGTCCGGTTCTTGCGGCGTATTCCGGTTGATCCGATGACGGGTGGAACGGACTGGGGTTTGCGAGCGATGGCGGACGATCCGAATTCACAGTCCTGGGGCGGACAAAACGTCTTCGACGTATTCACAAAGTCGCAAGGCACTGCGCTGGACGGGACGAAGTACGCGGACTGGTAG
- a CDS encoding cohesin domain-containing protein, whose protein sequence is MTRVYRVAVVLLIALVATLPAAADKAKSLFEKARDAEAHQNYELAYDYYKQAFDLKPKDLKYRVSYERTKFLASASHVHKGQLLRDAGRLEEALIEFRAALGIDSSSFIAQQEMKRTQQMIEEERRKAQEPAPQAENRRFSGAAGPVELAPISEAPITLKLSEDTKVIYDTIGKLAGVNVLFDPDYTSRRIKIELNGVTLNQALEITALESKTFWRPVTPNTIFVAADTTAKRKELEQSVIRTFYLTNLSTPTEIQDVTNTLRQILEISRVQQLPTQGAIVVRGTPDQIALAEKLIGDIDKARPEVVVEVAVMQVRKDRLRQLGITPPFSTTNSPSIALQGGTTTTTPTTGTPTTTTSPLTLNKLANLDARDFVVNIPSVTASFLLNDGTTKVIQNPQIRALDGQKASLKIGDRVPVATGSFQPGIGGVGINPLVNTQFQYIDVGVNIDVTPRVHAGREVSLKVMLEISAVTRTANIGGIDQPVIGQRRIEHDIRLKEGEVNLLGGIMESSDVKAMSGMPWLSQIPVLKYLFGREQVEKADNEIVFVLVPHIVRSQDVTDLNTRTLDVGTANAIDMRRETRRPPAPAVPAPVPQSMQQPPAPMSQPVQPRSTAASAQPQQGAQGTEGAGAGAAMAQSRAQMVSPAASAGTQGALVSFDPPTVNQAAGQTFAVSVVVSGAQNVHSVPLQIAYDPKTLQLLNISNGSFLGRDGQAVALVHRDDAAAGSVQVTATRPPGSGGISGDGQVFTLTFQAKAPGQSTLSINRAMLRDSAMQTLPATGSQAVVTIR, encoded by the coding sequence ATGACACGCGTATACCGCGTTGCGGTGGTGCTGCTGATAGCGCTAGTTGCAACTCTTCCCGCTGCTGCCGATAAGGCTAAATCTCTGTTCGAAAAAGCACGAGACGCCGAGGCGCACCAGAACTACGAACTCGCTTACGACTACTACAAACAGGCATTCGATCTGAAGCCGAAGGACCTGAAGTATCGCGTGTCGTACGAGCGCACGAAGTTCCTTGCGTCGGCATCGCACGTACATAAAGGGCAACTGCTGCGAGATGCAGGCAGGCTGGAAGAGGCGTTGATCGAATTCCGGGCAGCGCTGGGGATCGACTCATCCAGCTTCATTGCGCAACAGGAAATGAAGCGCACGCAGCAGATGATTGAAGAGGAGCGCCGAAAAGCGCAAGAGCCTGCGCCCCAGGCGGAGAATCGGCGCTTTTCCGGTGCGGCTGGCCCCGTAGAGTTGGCTCCGATTTCGGAAGCGCCGATCACGCTGAAGTTGAGCGAGGACACGAAGGTTATCTACGACACCATCGGCAAACTTGCCGGCGTGAACGTGCTGTTCGATCCGGACTACACGTCGCGCAGAATCAAAATCGAGTTGAATGGCGTGACATTGAACCAGGCGCTGGAGATCACGGCGCTGGAATCGAAGACTTTCTGGCGCCCGGTGACGCCGAACACGATTTTCGTCGCAGCCGATACCACGGCGAAACGCAAGGAACTGGAACAGAGCGTTATACGGACTTTTTATCTTACGAATTTGTCCACGCCGACGGAAATCCAGGACGTGACGAATACGCTCCGGCAGATTCTCGAGATCAGCCGCGTGCAGCAGTTGCCCACTCAGGGCGCCATTGTCGTGCGCGGAACGCCGGACCAGATCGCGCTGGCGGAAAAGCTGATTGGCGACATCGACAAGGCGCGGCCTGAAGTTGTGGTTGAAGTAGCGGTGATGCAGGTGAGAAAGGATCGCCTGCGGCAACTGGGAATCACGCCGCCATTCTCGACGACGAACTCGCCGAGCATTGCGCTGCAGGGCGGAACAACGACAACGACGCCGACGACGGGCACTCCAACCACAACAACGAGCCCGCTGACGTTGAACAAGCTTGCCAACCTGGACGCCCGCGATTTCGTGGTGAACATTCCTTCGGTGACGGCGAGTTTCCTGCTGAACGACGGCACGACGAAAGTCATACAGAATCCGCAAATCCGCGCTCTTGATGGACAGAAGGCAAGCCTGAAGATCGGCGATCGCGTCCCGGTCGCCACCGGGTCGTTCCAACCCGGCATCGGCGGCGTAGGTATTAACCCGCTGGTCAATACGCAATTCCAGTACATCGACGTGGGCGTGAACATCGACGTGACACCTCGCGTCCATGCCGGACGTGAAGTGAGCCTGAAGGTGATGCTGGAGATTTCTGCCGTAACGCGAACGGCGAATATAGGCGGCATCGACCAACCCGTTATCGGGCAGAGAAGGATCGAGCACGACATTCGCCTGAAGGAAGGCGAAGTGAACCTGCTGGGCGGCATCATGGAATCGAGCGACGTCAAGGCAATGAGCGGTATGCCGTGGCTGTCCCAGATTCCTGTGCTGAAGTATCTGTTTGGCCGTGAGCAGGTTGAAAAGGCCGACAACGAGATCGTATTCGTGCTGGTGCCGCACATCGTGCGTTCGCAGGATGTTACGGATCTGAACACGCGCACGCTGGATGTAGGTACGGCGAATGCTATCGACATGCGACGCGAAACTCGCAGACCGCCCGCTCCGGCTGTCCCAGCGCCGGTACCACAGTCGATGCAACAGCCGCCGGCACCCATGAGCCAACCTGTGCAGCCGCGGAGTACCGCAGCAAGCGCGCAGCCGCAGCAAGGCGCGCAAGGCACCGAGGGGGCAGGAGCAGGCGCTGCGATGGCCCAGTCTCGAGCACAGATGGTGTCGCCAGCTGCGAGCGCAGGAACTCAAGGAGCGCTTGTGAGCTTCGATCCGCCAACGGTGAACCAGGCGGCGGGGCAGACGTTCGCGGTGAGTGTAGTCGTGAGCGGCGCGCAGAACGTCCACTCGGTGCCGTTGCAGATCGCATATGACCCGAAGACGCTGCAATTGTTGAACATATCGAACGGCAGCTTCCTTGGACGTGATGGGCAAGCGGTCGCCCTGGTGCATCGCGACGATGCGGCGGCGGGATCAGTGCAGGTAACCGCGACCCGCCCCCCGGGCAGCGGAGGCATCTCTGGCGATGGCCAGGTATTCACGCTGACCTTCCAGGCAAAGGCGCCGGGACAGTCGACACTTAGCATCAATCGCGCGATGTTGAGGGATTCTGCCATGCAGACGCTGCCGGCGACAGGGTCGCAGGCTGTGGTCACGATCCGTTAG